The Chitinophagales bacterium genome includes a window with the following:
- a CDS encoding gliding motility-associated C-terminal domain-containing protein produces MHRFLRATPLMYLLATAVLSLLPYFSYSSHIIGGELSYACNGNDNYQVTLKVYRDCYNGQAPYDNPTYIFIYDNTTNLLVTSLSITFPGADELPNNTGNPCLIVPPNICVEEAIFTKQVHLPPTVGGYRMIYQRCCRNSTIVNIVDPANTGATYEATIPGSALADCNSSPYFVNFPPTIICINTPFVFDHSATDPDGDSLVYELCYPYDGATSFNPQPTPGSPPINYNNVNFIAPYSYDNPMGGAPPMAIDPASGELTVTPTATGQYVVGVCVSEYRNGNLLSIHRRDFQFNVTNCNNASASINGGSNTVNSPALFNSCDGFTFYFPNNSNNATSYHWDFGVPGLTNDTSNLEVPVYTFPDTGIYTVTLIANPGSSCGDTAYGIVYVYPVLDGQFLFPNGCVIDSLQFTDLSTSGVGNINYWFWNFGSLGSSFDQNPLFAFDTLGTYYVQLVVGTDLGCLDTTVGFITIHEKPEAMAYPDTIICSLDTIQLIGSGIGNYKWDPAYGLNSDTVQTPLASPDEETLYLLTVTNQWGCVDTASVQVNVYDSVIAFAGNDTTICPGDMVQLHGTGGVYFNWSPSAGLSADDIPDPVAQPGASVTYVMTTFIGSCIDTDAIQILVKPDPEIAAGADATICIGDTAVLTACCGTSYAWSPVVALGDPNADTTYASPAITTIYHLQASDANSCPVTVYDSVTVFVIAPAPLSVTPDTTIYLGTTATLHADGADTYSWTPTDYLSDPLIANPVASPTASTEYTVEAITAEGCPLSASLKITVIDDPLVVFPNAFTPNSDGLNDAFLPVVLGMFELESFKVFNRWGEMVFAATDISTGWDGTYQGKEEAIGTYVYALSGKSLSTGKTYFIKGNVVLLR; encoded by the coding sequence ATGCACCGATTTTTACGAGCCACCCCTTTGATGTATCTCTTAGCTACGGCAGTGTTGTCGTTGTTGCCGTATTTTTCCTATTCATCGCATATCATCGGCGGCGAACTTTCTTATGCATGCAATGGCAACGATAATTACCAGGTTACACTGAAAGTATACCGTGATTGTTACAACGGGCAGGCGCCGTACGATAATCCAACTTATATTTTTATATATGACAATACCACTAATCTGCTTGTTACCTCATTATCCATAACCTTTCCGGGCGCAGATGAATTACCGAACAATACCGGTAATCCCTGCCTGATTGTTCCGCCTAACATTTGTGTGGAAGAAGCCATTTTTACCAAGCAGGTGCACCTGCCGCCTACTGTTGGAGGATACAGGATGATCTATCAGCGGTGCTGCCGCAACTCAACGATCGTAAACATCGTGGATCCGGCTAATACCGGGGCAACGTATGAAGCTACTATCCCCGGGTCGGCACTGGCCGACTGCAACAGCAGTCCTTACTTCGTGAATTTTCCGCCCACCATTATTTGCATCAATACACCATTTGTATTTGATCATTCAGCCACTGATCCTGACGGTGATTCCCTTGTTTATGAATTATGCTATCCCTATGACGGTGCCACTTCATTTAATCCGCAGCCAACGCCTGGCAGCCCGCCCATAAACTACAACAACGTCAATTTTATTGCTCCGTATTCTTACGATAATCCGATGGGCGGAGCTCCGCCGATGGCTATTGATCCGGCATCAGGTGAACTTACCGTAACACCTACGGCAACCGGACAGTATGTAGTGGGGGTGTGTGTGAGTGAATACCGAAACGGGAATTTGCTGTCCATTCATCGGCGCGATTTTCAATTCAATGTAACCAACTGCAATAATGCCTCCGCATCTATCAATGGAGGCAGCAATACAGTGAACAGCCCGGCGCTCTTTAATTCATGCGACGGCTTCACCTTTTATTTTCCGAATAACAGCAATAATGCAACATCATATCATTGGGATTTTGGGGTTCCCGGCCTTACCAATGATACTTCCAATCTTGAAGTGCCGGTATATACTTTTCCTGATACCGGAATATATACTGTTACCTTAATTGCCAATCCGGGCTCTTCCTGTGGTGATACGGCGTACGGGATTGTATATGTTTATCCTGTACTCGACGGACAGTTTTTATTTCCCAACGGTTGTGTAATTGATTCGCTGCAGTTTACGGACCTTTCTACCAGCGGTGTTGGAAATATCAATTACTGGTTCTGGAATTTTGGCAGCCTTGGCAGTTCGTTTGATCAAAACCCGCTCTTTGCATTTGATACTTTAGGCACCTATTATGTGCAACTGGTGGTTGGCACAGACCTGGGCTGCCTGGATACAACGGTGGGCTTCATTACCATTCACGAAAAGCCGGAAGCTATGGCCTATCCTGATACGATCATCTGCTCGCTTGATACTATTCAGCTCATTGGTTCTGGTATAGGAAATTATAAATGGGATCCTGCGTACGGATTGAATAGTGACACAGTGCAGACACCACTGGCAAGCCCTGATGAGGAAACGCTCTATCTGCTCACTGTTACCAATCAGTGGGGATGCGTGGACACTGCCAGTGTGCAGGTTAATGTTTATGATTCTGTAATTGCTTTTGCCGGAAATGACACTACGATTTGTCCCGGCGACATGGTACAACTGCATGGCACCGGCGGTGTGTATTTCAATTGGTCACCGTCAGCAGGGCTTTCAGCTGATGATATACCGGATCCGGTGGCACAGCCGGGCGCTTCGGTCACCTATGTGATGACAACCTTCATTGGTTCCTGTATCGATACTGATGCAATCCAGATACTGGTGAAACCTGATCCCGAAATTGCAGCAGGTGCTGATGCGACGATTTGTATTGGCGACACAGCTGTATTAACAGCATGCTGTGGCACAAGCTATGCCTGGAGCCCCGTGGTTGCATTAGGTGATCCGAATGCAGACACTACTTATGCCAGCCCGGCCATTACCACTATTTATCATCTGCAGGCATCGGATGCGAACAGCTGCCCTGTTACGGTTTACGATTCAGTGACAGTTTTTGTGATTGCGCCTGCCCCGTTATCCGTTACACCGGACACCACCATTTACCTGGGAACAACAGCAACTTTACATGCAGACGGTGCTGATACTTACAGCTGGACGCCAACCGACTATCTGAGTGATCCACTTATTGCCAACCCTGTTGCTTCTCCGACAGCATCCACTGAATACACAGTTGAAGCCATCACGGCTGAAGGCTGTCCGTTATCAGCATCACTTAAAATTACAGTGATAGATGATCCGCTTGTTGTATTTCCCAATGCTTTCACACCAAACAGTGATGGGCTGAATGATGCATTCCTTCCAGTGGTGCTCGGTATGTTTGAATTAGAAAGTTTTAAAGTGTTCAACCGCTGGGGTGAAATGGTGTTTGCCGCCACGGATATCAGCACAGGATGGGACGGCACCTATCAGGGTAAAGAAGAAGCTATCGGTACGTATGTTTATGCACTTTCTGGAAAATCACTGTCAACCGGCAAGACATACTTCATAAAAGGAAATGTTGTATTATTACGTTGA
- a CDS encoding gliding motility-associated C-terminal domain-containing protein — MKKCLRFFLCIAILGLQPVISKASHIVGGEMIYECLGNNEYLITLKVYRDCFNGTAAYDNPTNVFIFDANGNIVATLPIPFPGSDTLPNNSGNPCLVVPPGICVEEAIFQYNVFLDPSPGGYTMIYQRCCRNYSIDNILSPDNTGATYLGYIPDPDLAECNSSPYFNNFPPPLICLAEPLVFDHSATDPDGDSLVYSICDPYLGASSLNPYPNPPGPPPYSFVTFVAPYSSSNPMGGSPSLTINPATGQLTVTPTATGQFVVGICVSEYRNGQFLDEHKRDFQFNVAQCIGPQASIDGGSNTIDNPAVFNSCQSYTFTFPNNSSNATNYFWDFGVSGSSTDTSSQENPTFTFPDTGLYHIILYVNPGSTCADTAYGDVYVYPFFTAAMSAPDGCVGQPVQFGDVTTSNYTAVNSWHWDFGDGDTSNIKNPSNIYDAPGSYTVTLIAGNEAGCIDTIAEVINIFPSPTISALPDDTIICKLDQIQMNAVATGANNFNWEPNYNLSSTSVSNPFAGPDVTVTYTVSVSNNFGCVAMDSVHIEVYDTVIAKAGSDTTICPGGSVQLHGTGGINFQWSPPNGLSSTTIADPIASPASTTSYVFYTSVGSCSAKDTVTVFVKPFPNIVAGPDVSICQGQSVEISASGGTSYSWQPAGTLDNPNIANPVASPLVTTTYTVSATNVNDCPFVGQDSLTVSIIPIPPIFISPDTTIILGTYTTLSITGGASYIWVPSDGLDNPTSATPVASPDQTTTYIVYITTADGCPAIDSVTITVNPNPLVEFPTAFSPNGDTKNNYFRPLILGLAHLDEFRIFNRWGEEVFAISNVNVIGGPLPDNLSWDGTYKGEPQPVGVYVYYLKGIASATGLTIAKHGNLTLVR, encoded by the coding sequence ATGAAAAAATGTTTACGCTTTTTCCTATGTATAGCTATTCTCGGCCTTCAACCGGTCATTTCAAAAGCATCTCATATCGTAGGGGGCGAAATGATTTATGAATGCCTTGGAAATAATGAATACCTCATCACGCTTAAGGTGTACCGCGACTGCTTTAACGGTACTGCCGCTTATGATAATCCGACCAACGTCTTCATCTTCGATGCTAACGGAAACATAGTTGCCACGCTGCCTATCCCGTTTCCGGGATCAGATACGCTTCCTAACAATTCCGGTAATCCATGTCTCGTGGTGCCTCCGGGCATCTGCGTGGAAGAGGCAATCTTTCAATATAACGTGTTTCTCGATCCGTCACCGGGCGGTTATACAATGATTTATCAGCGCTGCTGCCGTAATTATTCCATCGATAATATTCTGAGTCCTGATAACACGGGTGCCACTTATCTCGGTTACATACCTGACCCTGACCTTGCCGAATGTAACAGCAGTCCTTATTTCAATAATTTTCCGCCACCGCTGATCTGTCTTGCTGAGCCATTGGTTTTTGATCATTCCGCCACTGATCCGGATGGTGATTCACTGGTGTATTCTATTTGTGACCCATACCTGGGAGCAAGTTCATTGAATCCATATCCAAATCCTCCCGGTCCGCCACCATATAGTTTTGTGACTTTTGTTGCCCCTTACTCTTCATCTAATCCAATGGGCGGCTCTCCTTCTCTGACGATTAACCCTGCCACAGGGCAACTGACGGTTACGCCAACTGCCACCGGACAGTTTGTAGTGGGTATTTGCGTTTCTGAATACAGGAACGGACAGTTTCTGGATGAGCATAAGCGCGATTTTCAATTTAATGTGGCGCAATGTATCGGCCCGCAGGCTTCCATTGACGGCGGAAGCAATACCATCGATAATCCGGCTGTATTCAATTCCTGCCAGTCATACACTTTTACTTTCCCCAATAATTCTTCCAATGCTACTAACTACTTCTGGGATTTCGGAGTTTCAGGCTCATCAACCGATACCAGTTCACAAGAGAATCCCACTTTTACTTTTCCGGATACCGGTCTTTATCACATCATACTTTATGTGAATCCGGGAAGTACCTGTGCCGATACTGCTTATGGTGATGTGTACGTATATCCGTTCTTCACGGCTGCCATGTCGGCGCCTGACGGATGTGTGGGACAGCCGGTGCAGTTTGGTGATGTCACCACTTCAAATTATACAGCTGTCAATAGCTGGCACTGGGATTTTGGCGATGGCGATACATCTAACATAAAGAACCCGTCTAATATTTACGATGCACCGGGAAGTTATACGGTAACACTGATTGCCGGTAATGAAGCCGGTTGTATCGATACTATTGCTGAAGTAATAAACATTTTTCCCAGCCCTACCATAAGTGCCCTGCCGGATGACACGATCATCTGTAAACTGGATCAGATTCAGATGAATGCAGTGGCTACAGGTGCAAACAATTTCAACTGGGAGCCCAACTATAACCTGAGCAGTACGTCTGTTTCCAATCCATTTGCAGGTCCTGATGTTACGGTAACTTATACGGTGTCTGTTTCCAACAATTTTGGTTGCGTGGCCATGGACAGTGTTCATATTGAAGTATATGATACAGTGATTGCCAAAGCCGGCAGCGACACCACTATTTGTCCCGGCGGCTCTGTACAGTTACATGGTACGGGCGGAATCAATTTTCAATGGTCACCTCCCAATGGCCTGAGTTCTACCACCATTGCGGATCCAATTGCTTCGCCGGCATCTACCACCAGCTATGTTTTTTATACTTCGGTTGGATCCTGTTCAGCAAAAGACACCGTGACGGTATTTGTGAAGCCGTTTCCAAATATTGTTGCCGGGCCTGATGTGAGCATTTGCCAGGGGCAGAGCGTGGAGATTTCAGCATCAGGAGGGACCTCTTACTCATGGCAACCTGCAGGAACCCTTGATAATCCCAATATCGCGAATCCGGTTGCGTCGCCTTTGGTTACAACTACTTATACAGTTTCTGCAACCAACGTAAATGATTGTCCTTTCGTTGGACAAGACAGCCTTACCGTTAGCATTATTCCCATTCCGCCAATTTTCATCAGTCCGGATACCACCATTATTCTCGGTACATACACAACACTTTCCATTACCGGTGGCGCGTCCTATATATGGGTCCCATCCGATGGCCTTGACAATCCAACCAGTGCGACACCAGTTGCATCACCGGATCAGACTACTACATACATTGTCTACATTACAACAGCCGATGGTTGTCCTGCGATAGACAGTGTAACCATTACGGTAAATCCCAATCCGCTTGTCGAATTCCCCACTGCGTTTTCGCCGAATGGAGATACGAAGAATAACTACTTCAGGCCATTAATATTGGGTCTTGCTCACCTTGATGAATTCAGGATATTTAATCGATGGGGAGAAGAGGTGTTTGCGATCAGTAATGTAAATGTCATTGGTGGACCATTACCAGATAACCTAAGCTGGGACGGCACCTATAAAGGTGAGCCGCAGCCGGTTGGTGTGTATGTCTATTACCTTAAAGGGATAGCTTCCGCAACAGGACTTACGATTGCCAAGCATGGTAACCTTACACTCGTGAGGTAG
- a CDS encoding SBBP repeat-containing protein, whose amino-acid sequence MKKLFMPCIALLLLIHLFAFTQPVDQASTAYSVTTGFVENKGQITDQFYRPNTAVRYIYASGSFNLQLRNDGFSYELFQYMGKECNVTNATCPEYDIDRKTGCSKKGIYVISNRIDITFLNAANAELSASLQDSALLHFYTAGTGVSGVTHVRSFRTITYKNVYPGIDLVFSAPDNQHAFLKYEWHLQPGADPTVIRLQYDGVPEMNLLADGSVGIKAVNGMINEGRISAYAADDLSPVDVRYTISKNKIGYKSTGLHGRAVVIDPNITWFTYYGGNAAEDLYEGELSVDLKGNACLAGNTMSTLYIASTGAHQVIFGGGVVDGFAAKFKPSGLLAWATYYGSNDRDGCHAIAADDWQNVFVGGNTFSNNGIATAGSHQPLFGGAMDAFLVKFDINGIRQWATYFGGTGYGDQISAIVCDAAGNIYFDGYTCSANNIATAGAYQEIYNGNQTEGDVMAGAFTNNGTLRWCSYLSGPGQDRAHDIALLSNGDFYIQGTCESTSQFATPGVHQSVYGGGPQDAFIAKWDTTGHLYWCSYFGGEEDEHGRGLQTDADGNAYIGGWTISQTGIGTPGTADPEWNEGYNNDGYPSADGYLAKFTPDGQLAWGTYYGGPSLDRARGIAIDKENNFIYLAGQTGSDEDVNGNIFMADEGLFLQDGFVAKYTAEGALAWNYIVGAGGEQNVFDIEWDKKSKSLYMAVVTDTAFFNSSGVYQSGTNGGDEVQLIKLNVSDACKDKYEPNDSYLTAAKINVTADLGFYGYTGAIASSTDQDWFQFKTVITTNLKFDLSDLLADYDLFLYKKNGQLINSSANTGTTDESIILNNASKGTYLLKVASANASSEPNACYRINAFSNILPWFARAANEGIICGEGDLQIALHPNPASDHVLLKITGAAPQKLKVNLLTPLHQVIWSEEWIADRESTDFSIDLSGFAQGLYLFELQAIGNWYLAKLLVQR is encoded by the coding sequence ATGAAAAAGCTATTCATGCCTTGCATTGCGCTCCTGCTATTAATCCATCTCTTTGCTTTTACACAGCCCGTTGATCAGGCATCAACAGCATATAGTGTCACAACGGGATTTGTAGAAAACAAAGGGCAGATTACCGATCAGTTTTATCGGCCGAATACAGCTGTCCGGTATATTTATGCCAGCGGCAGTTTTAATCTGCAGCTGAGAAATGACGGATTCAGCTATGAACTTTTCCAGTATATGGGCAAGGAATGCAATGTTACTAATGCGACCTGTCCTGAATATGATATTGACCGAAAAACCGGCTGCAGCAAAAAAGGCATCTATGTGATTTCAAATAGAATTGATATTACATTCCTCAATGCTGCCAATGCTGAATTATCAGCATCTCTTCAGGATAGCGCCCTGCTGCATTTTTATACTGCAGGCACCGGAGTCAGCGGCGTTACCCATGTACGCAGTTTCCGCACCATTACCTATAAAAATGTATATCCGGGCATTGACCTCGTGTTTTCCGCACCGGATAACCAACATGCATTTTTAAAATATGAATGGCATCTCCAGCCCGGCGCTGACCCCACTGTTATCCGGTTGCAGTATGATGGCGTTCCCGAAATGAATTTACTGGCAGACGGCAGTGTCGGTATCAAAGCAGTGAACGGAATGATTAATGAAGGCAGGATCAGTGCATATGCGGCCGATGATCTTTCACCGGTTGATGTCCGGTACACGATTTCAAAAAACAAAATCGGCTACAAATCTACCGGCCTGCATGGCCGTGCTGTCGTCATCGATCCCAACATCACCTGGTTCACTTATTATGGCGGAAATGCTGCAGAAGATTTATATGAAGGAGAGTTATCGGTAGACCTGAAAGGAAATGCCTGCCTGGCCGGCAATACGATGAGCACGCTCTATATTGCAAGCACCGGTGCACACCAGGTAATCTTCGGTGGAGGAGTTGTGGATGGCTTTGCTGCCAAGTTTAAACCAAGCGGCCTGCTGGCCTGGGCCACGTACTATGGTTCCAATGACCGCGATGGTTGCCATGCTATCGCTGCCGATGATTGGCAGAATGTTTTTGTAGGAGGCAATACCTTCAGCAATAATGGTATTGCTACAGCCGGCTCACATCAGCCGCTGTTCGGTGGAGCCATGGATGCATTCCTGGTGAAGTTTGACATCAATGGCATTCGACAGTGGGCAACCTATTTCGGAGGTACAGGATATGGTGATCAGATCAGTGCTATCGTTTGCGATGCCGCCGGCAATATATATTTTGACGGATACACCTGCAGTGCAAATAACATTGCCACCGCAGGCGCTTACCAGGAAATATACAATGGCAACCAAACCGAAGGCGATGTAATGGCAGGTGCCTTCACCAATAACGGTACACTCAGATGGTGTTCTTATCTGAGTGGGCCCGGGCAAGACCGCGCACACGATATCGCTCTTTTGAGCAACGGTGATTTCTATATCCAGGGTACTTGTGAAAGTACCTCGCAATTTGCAACGCCCGGTGTTCATCAAAGCGTTTATGGCGGTGGTCCGCAGGACGCATTTATCGCGAAATGGGATACAACCGGCCATCTGTACTGGTGCAGCTACTTCGGCGGTGAAGAAGATGAACACGGCAGAGGGCTGCAGACCGATGCGGATGGAAATGCATATATCGGCGGCTGGACAATCAGTCAGACCGGAATAGGAACACCCGGCACTGCGGATCCAGAATGGAATGAAGGATACAATAATGATGGATACCCATCCGCCGATGGTTACCTCGCCAAATTTACGCCCGACGGGCAGCTCGCATGGGGAACCTACTACGGCGGGCCCAGCCTGGATCGGGCAAGAGGTATAGCGATTGACAAAGAAAATAACTTCATCTACCTGGCAGGTCAAACCGGAAGTGACGAAGATGTGAACGGCAATATATTTATGGCAGATGAAGGATTATTCTTGCAGGATGGATTTGTTGCTAAATACACCGCTGAGGGAGCATTGGCCTGGAACTATATTGTGGGGGCCGGCGGCGAGCAAAATGTATTTGATATTGAGTGGGACAAAAAAAGCAAATCACTCTATATGGCCGTTGTTACGGATACTGCTTTCTTCAACTCATCCGGCGTTTATCAATCCGGCACCAATGGCGGCGATGAAGTGCAATTAATCAAACTGAATGTAAGTGATGCCTGCAAAGATAAATATGAACCGAACGACAGCTATCTCACTGCCGCGAAAATCAATGTTACTGCCGATCTTGGATTCTATGGCTACACCGGTGCCATTGCATCGTCCACTGATCAGGACTGGTTTCAGTTTAAAACAGTAATCACTACCAACCTTAAATTTGACTTATCGGATCTGCTGGCAGACTATGACCTTTTCCTCTACAAAAAAAACGGGCAGTTGATCAACTCTTCTGCCAATACCGGAACCACCGACGAATCAATCATTTTAAACAATGCTTCCAAAGGCACCTACCTGTTAAAAGTGGCATCCGCTAATGCTTCATCTGAACCGAATGCCTGCTACAGGATTAACGCATTCAGCAACATTTTGCCCTGGTTTGCAAGAGCCGCCAATGAAGGCATCATCTGCGGTGAGGGGGATCTTCAAATAGCGTTGCATCCGAATCCGGCAAGTGATCATGTTTTATTAAAGATCACCGGTGCGGCACCGCAAAAACTCAAAGTAAACCTGCTAACACCGCTTCACCAGGTGATCTGGTCGGAGGAATGGATAGCCGACCGGGAAAGCACTGATTTCTCCATCGATCTGTCAGGCTTTGCACAAGGGCTTTATCTGTTTGAGTTGCAGGCAATCGGAAATTGGTACCTGGCAAAGTTGCTTGTGCAACGATAA
- a CDS encoding endonuclease III translates to MAIKTDWKKAINPLLRKYKTRKHPLNYANEYQLLVMVVLSARSSDAYINQIAPALFEHYPDFPSIVAKPDDLYSLIKGVPGGRKKAEWIINAAAELARKTLPSTMQELTGLPGIGRKSANVIMRETGAMAEGIAVDLHVLRVAPRLGIAKGTDAGKVEEQLMKVIDRKNWGAAGMAISFLGREICRPTPMCPDCLMKSACNFFMKGGYEKLSKQQAKKAKVKHQLAVPKHKMKAKR, encoded by the coding sequence ATGGCAATAAAAACAGATTGGAAGAAAGCAATTAACCCGCTTCTGCGGAAGTATAAAACCAGAAAGCATCCGCTGAATTATGCGAATGAATATCAGTTGCTGGTGATGGTGGTGCTTTCCGCAAGGTCATCGGATGCGTATATTAATCAGATTGCACCCGCGCTCTTCGAACATTATCCTGACTTCCCATCCATTGTTGCAAAACCGGATGATCTGTATTCGCTGATTAAAGGTGTTCCCGGAGGCCGTAAAAAAGCTGAATGGATTATCAATGCCGCTGCTGAACTGGCTCGTAAGACACTGCCATCCACGATGCAGGAGCTTACAGGCCTTCCCGGCATTGGACGCAAGTCGGCCAATGTGATCATGCGCGAAACCGGCGCGATGGCAGAAGGCATTGCCGTTGACCTGCATGTGCTGCGTGTTGCACCCCGTTTGGGAATTGCAAAAGGCACTGATGCCGGAAAAGTGGAAGAGCAATTGATGAAAGTCATTGACAGAAAAAACTGGGGAGCGGCAGGAATGGCCATCTCTTTTCTGGGCAGGGAAATATGCAGGCCGACACCCATGTGCCCTGACTGTCTGATGAAATCAGCCTGTAATTTTTTCATGAAAGGCGGTTACGAAAAATTATCGAAGCAACAGGCAAAGAAGGCGAAGGTTAAGCATCAACTTGCTGTGCCAAAGCATAAGATGAAGGCAAAACGATAA